Proteins from one Ketobacter alkanivorans genomic window:
- the rpoB gene encoding DNA-directed RNA polymerase subunit beta, giving the protein MAYSFTEKKRIRKDFGKLTDAMEVPYLLAIQLDSYRKFLQLDNKSDERIDEGLQAAFKSVFPIASYSGNAALEYVDYALGTPVFDVQECQMRGATYSAPLRVKIRLIIYDKESSNKAIKDIKEQEVYMGEIPLMTENGTFVINGTERVIVSQLHRSPGVFFDHDRGKTHSSGKLLYSARIIPYRGSWLDFEFDPKDLVFVRIDRRRKLPATILLRALGYENEEMLEMFFDTNTVILEGGEFKLRLIPERLRGETAMFDIKAGDEVVVEEGRRITARHIRQLEKANIEWMAVPKEYLEGRVIARNIIDKSTGELICDCNAEITVGLLDSLAEAGVTEFETLYINELDRGPFVSDTLRSDSTTNQLEALVEIYRMMRPGEPPTKDAAESLFKNLFFAAERYDLSAVGRMKFNRRLGREEILGEGTLSREDIVDVLKCLVEIRNGNGVVDDIDHLGNRRVRCVGEMAENQFRVGLVRVERAVKERLSLAESEGLMPQDLINAKPVAAAIKEFFGSSQLSQFMDQNNPLSEITHKRRVSALGPGGLTRERAGFEVRDVHPTHYGRVCPIETPEGPNIGLINSLATFARANDYGFLESPYRRVTNGKVTDEVIYLSAIEEGEYVIAQANAEVDEGGNLVEDLVPVRHRNEFTVTTAENVTLMDVSPRQVVSIAASLIPFLEHDDANRALMGSNMQRQAVPTLRAEKPLVGTGMESIVARDSGVCQVARRGGLVDRVDAARIVVRAHEEEIAEEGDAGVDIYNLTKYTRSNQNTCINQRPLVKVGDVIARGDILADGPSVDMGELALGQNMRVAFMPWNGYNFEDSILISERVVQEDRFTTIHIQELTCVARDTKLGPEEITSDIPNVGEAALGKLDESGIVHIGAEVGPGDILVGKVTPKGETQLTPEEKLLRAIFGEKASDVKDTSLRVPSSTKGTVIDVQVFTRDGVEKDQRAIDIENAEIDKFRKDLNDEFRIIQGATLGRLRKLLEGEKAVAAGAGLKKGDTITAEVLDSLEPAQWFDLRPTSDQLAEQLESSKGYLEDVRSEQEKKLAEKKRKISSGDDLAHGVLKIVKVHLAVKRRIQPGDKMAGRHGNKGVISVIMPVEDMPYDANGEPVDVVLNPLGVPSRMNVGQILETHLGMAAHGLGKRIEAMLKAKEETAKLRDFLGKVYNEIGEKSEELDSFTDEEIVELSSNLTRGVPMATRVFDGAKEHEIKGMLELAGISESGQMKLHDGRTGLQFDGSVTVGYMYMLKLNHLVDDKMHARSTGSYSLVTQQPLGGKAQFGGQRFGEMEVWALEAYGAAYTLQEMLTVKSDDVNGRTRIYKNIVDGDHRMDPGMPESFNVLVKEIRSLGIDIELENE; this is encoded by the coding sequence ATGGCATATTCTTTCACCGAAAAGAAAAGAATCCGTAAGGACTTCGGTAAACTCACTGACGCGATGGAAGTGCCGTATCTACTGGCCATCCAATTGGATTCTTATCGAAAATTTTTACAACTCGATAACAAGTCAGATGAGCGTATCGACGAAGGCCTGCAAGCGGCCTTTAAATCCGTATTTCCAATAGCAAGCTATTCCGGAAATGCAGCGCTTGAGTACGTAGATTACGCGCTGGGTACTCCAGTGTTTGATGTGCAAGAATGTCAAATGCGCGGCGCAACTTATTCAGCGCCATTGCGCGTGAAGATCCGTCTGATCATTTATGACAAGGAATCGTCCAACAAAGCCATCAAAGACATCAAAGAGCAAGAAGTCTACATGGGTGAGATTCCGTTGATGACGGAAAACGGTACGTTTGTAATCAACGGTACCGAGCGAGTTATCGTATCCCAGTTGCACCGCTCTCCTGGTGTATTCTTTGATCACGATCGTGGTAAAACCCACTCCTCAGGAAAGCTGCTTTACTCTGCGCGAATCATTCCTTATCGCGGTTCTTGGTTGGATTTTGAATTTGACCCGAAAGACCTTGTCTTTGTGCGAATCGATCGTCGCCGCAAGCTGCCAGCAACTATTTTGCTGCGTGCGTTGGGTTATGAAAACGAAGAAATGCTGGAGATGTTCTTCGACACCAACACCGTTATATTGGAAGGCGGCGAGTTTAAGCTCCGCCTAATACCTGAGCGTCTGCGTGGCGAGACAGCCATGTTTGACATCAAAGCCGGTGATGAAGTTGTTGTTGAGGAAGGGCGTCGTATTACCGCACGCCATATTCGTCAGCTGGAAAAAGCAAATATCGAGTGGATGGCGGTTCCAAAGGAATATTTGGAAGGTCGTGTTATCGCACGCAATATTATAGACAAGTCCACAGGTGAGCTGATTTGTGACTGTAATGCTGAGATTACAGTCGGTTTGCTGGATTCATTGGCCGAGGCCGGTGTAACCGAGTTCGAGACTCTGTACATAAACGAACTCGATCGCGGACCTTTCGTTTCGGATACCTTGCGTTCAGATTCAACAACCAACCAGTTGGAAGCCTTGGTTGAAATCTATCGAATGATGCGCCCTGGTGAGCCACCAACAAAAGATGCAGCGGAAAGCTTGTTCAAGAATTTGTTCTTCGCTGCCGAGCGCTACGATCTTTCAGCCGTGGGTCGTATGAAGTTCAATCGTCGCCTGGGTCGCGAAGAGATTCTGGGTGAGGGTACTCTGTCCCGTGAAGACATCGTTGATGTATTGAAATGTCTGGTTGAGATTCGCAATGGTAACGGCGTGGTTGATGATATCGATCACCTGGGTAACCGTCGTGTTCGTTGTGTTGGCGAGATGGCTGAAAACCAGTTCCGCGTTGGTCTGGTTCGTGTTGAGCGTGCCGTTAAAGAGCGTCTGTCCTTGGCAGAGAGCGAAGGCTTGATGCCGCAGGACTTGATTAATGCCAAGCCGGTTGCTGCTGCGATCAAAGAATTCTTTGGTTCCAGCCAGCTTTCCCAGTTTATGGATCAGAACAACCCGCTGTCGGAAATCACCCATAAGCGCCGCGTATCTGCGTTAGGGCCAGGCGGTCTGACCCGAGAGCGTGCGGGCTTTGAGGTTCGTGACGTACATCCGACGCATTATGGGCGCGTGTGTCCTATCGAAACGCCTGAAGGTCCAAACATCGGCTTGATTAACTCGTTAGCTACCTTTGCTCGTGCGAACGACTATGGGTTCCTGGAGAGCCCCTATCGACGTGTTACCAACGGTAAGGTAACCGATGAGGTTATCTATCTGTCGGCTATCGAGGAAGGCGAGTACGTCATTGCTCAGGCGAATGCCGAGGTAGACGAAGGCGGTAACCTGGTTGAAGACCTGGTACCGGTTCGTCACCGTAATGAATTCACGGTAACTACCGCTGAAAATGTCACCCTGATGGACGTATCTCCGCGCCAAGTAGTGTCAATTGCGGCGTCTTTGATACCGTTCCTTGAGCACGATGATGCTAACCGTGCATTGATGGGGTCGAACATGCAACGTCAGGCGGTGCCGACGCTGCGGGCTGAAAAGCCACTGGTTGGTACCGGCATGGAGAGCATTGTTGCTCGTGATTCTGGTGTATGTCAGGTCGCCCGTCGCGGTGGCTTGGTTGATCGCGTCGATGCTGCTCGTATCGTGGTTCGAGCACATGAAGAAGAGATTGCCGAAGAGGGGGATGCAGGTGTAGATATCTACAATCTCACCAAGTACACCCGTTCTAACCAGAATACCTGCATCAACCAGCGTCCTTTGGTGAAAGTGGGTGATGTGATTGCCCGCGGTGATATTCTTGCGGATGGCCCTTCTGTGGACATGGGTGAGTTAGCGCTAGGTCAGAACATGCGCGTCGCCTTCATGCCTTGGAATGGTTACAACTTCGAGGATTCTATTCTTATATCCGAGCGGGTTGTTCAGGAAGATCGATTCACCACTATTCACATTCAGGAGCTGACCTGTGTTGCTCGTGATACCAAACTTGGGCCGGAAGAGATTACTTCTGATATTCCAAATGTTGGTGAAGCAGCGCTGGGCAAGCTGGATGAGTCCGGCATCGTTCATATCGGTGCAGAAGTAGGTCCTGGCGACATTCTGGTGGGTAAGGTCACTCCGAAGGGTGAAACCCAACTAACGCCGGAAGAAAAGCTTCTGCGTGCCATCTTCGGTGAGAAAGCCTCAGACGTCAAAGATACCTCACTGCGCGTGCCCTCAAGCACCAAAGGCACCGTTATAGATGTTCAGGTGTTTACGCGTGATGGCGTCGAAAAAGATCAACGGGCTATCGATATCGAGAATGCAGAGATCGATAAATTCCGTAAGGATCTGAATGATGAGTTCCGAATCATTCAAGGCGCAACACTGGGCCGTTTGCGTAAACTGCTCGAGGGCGAAAAAGCCGTGGCTGCAGGCGCTGGCCTGAAGAAAGGCGACACTATCACTGCCGAAGTGCTTGATTCTCTGGAGCCTGCGCAGTGGTTCGATCTTCGTCCTACTTCTGATCAATTGGCGGAGCAGCTGGAAAGCAGTAAAGGTTATTTGGAAGATGTTCGTTCTGAGCAAGAGAAAAAACTTGCTGAGAAAAAACGCAAAATCTCCAGTGGTGACGACCTTGCTCATGGCGTGCTGAAAATAGTTAAGGTGCATCTGGCCGTTAAGCGCCGTATTCAGCCTGGTGATAAGATGGCTGGGCGTCACGGTAACAAGGGTGTTATCTCCGTGATTATGCCGGTAGAAGATATGCCATACGACGCCAACGGTGAGCCGGTCGATGTGGTGTTGAACCCGCTGGGTGTACCTTCCCGAATGAACGTGGGCCAGATTCTTGAGACTCACTTGGGAATGGCGGCACACGGTCTCGGTAAGCGTATTGAGGCAATGCTGAAGGCCAAAGAAGAAACTGCAAAATTGCGTGACTTCCTCGGCAAGGTCTATAACGAAATCGGAGAAAAGTCAGAAGAGCTGGATAGCTTCACTGATGAAGAAATCGTTGAGTTGAGCAGCAATTTGACTCGCGGTGTGCCAATGGCAACCCGAGTGTTCGATGGTGCAAAAGAGCATGAGATCAAAGGCATGCTTGAGCTGGCTGGCATCTCTGAAAGCGGGCAGATGAAGCTTCACGATGGCCGTACAGGTCTGCAGTTTGATGGATCTGTTACCGTTGGTTATATGTACATGCTGAAGTTGAACCATTTGGTTGACGACAAAATGCACGCACGTTCAACGGGTTCTTACAGTCTCGTTACTCAGCAGCCGCTGGGTGGTAAAGCCCAGTTTGGTGGTCAGCGTTTCGGAGAGATGGAGGTGTGGGCGCTGGAAGCATACGGTGCAGCTTACACCCTGCAAGAGATGTTGACTGTCAAATCGGACGATGTAAACGGGCGTACTCGCATCTACAAAAACATTGTAGATGGCGATCACCGTATGGATCCGGGGATGCCCGAATCGTTTAACGTACTGGTGAAAGAGATTCGCTCGCTCGGTATCGATATTGAGCTTGAAAACGAGTAA
- the rplL gene encoding 50S ribosomal protein L7/L12 encodes MALSNEEILNAIAEMSVMDLVELVSAIEEKFGVSAAAPVAVAAAAAPAAAAEEQTEFDVILASFGENKVGVIKAIRGITGLGLKEAKELVEGAPKAVKEGASKDEAEKIKKDLEEAGAKVELK; translated from the coding sequence ATGGCTCTGTCCAACGAAGAAATTTTGAACGCTATTGCTGAAATGAGCGTTATGGATCTGGTTGAACTGGTTTCAGCTATTGAAGAAAAATTCGGCGTATCTGCTGCTGCACCTGTTGCAGTTGCTGCCGCTGCAGCTCCTGCTGCCGCTGCTGAAGAGCAAACTGAATTTGACGTAATCCTGGCCTCTTTCGGTGAAAACAAGGTTGGCGTTATCAAAGCTATCCGTGGTATCACCGGTCTGGGCTTGAAAGAAGCTAAGGAATTGGTTGAAGGCGCACCTAAAGCAGTTAAGGAAGGCGCATCCAAAGACGAAGCAGAGAAAATCAAGAAAGATCTGGAAGAAGCTGGCGCTAAAGTCGAACTTAAGTAA
- the rplJ gene encoding 50S ribosomal protein L10, with amino-acid sequence MALKLEDKKAIVAEVNEAASGALSAVIADYRGLTVSQMTELRKQAREQGVYLKVVRNTLARIAVEGTEFECLKETLVGPTILALSIEDPGAAARMIKDYAKDNDKLEVKALAVGGVLYGANEIDRLAKLPTRDQALGMLAGVLQAPVTKFARTLNDVPGKIARVVAAVKDQKAA; translated from the coding sequence GTGGCACTTAAGCTAGAAGACAAAAAGGCAATTGTTGCCGAAGTCAACGAAGCCGCTTCTGGTGCTCTGTCCGCTGTTATTGCTGACTATCGTGGTTTGACTGTTTCGCAAATGACTGAATTGCGTAAACAGGCCCGAGAGCAGGGTGTGTATCTGAAAGTAGTCAGAAACACACTTGCGCGTATCGCGGTTGAAGGTACTGAGTTTGAGTGCCTGAAGGAAACCCTGGTCGGCCCGACTATCCTTGCGTTGTCAATCGAAGATCCGGGTGCTGCAGCACGCATGATCAAAGATTACGCCAAGGACAACGACAAGTTGGAAGTAAAAGCGTTAGCGGTTGGTGGTGTTCTTTATGGCGCCAATGAAATCGACCGTCTGGCCAAGCTCCCAACTCGCGATCAAGCCCTTGGTATGCTCGCTGGGGTACTGCAAGCTCCTGTTACGAAGTTTGCTCGTACACTCAACGATGTTCCAGGCAAAATCGCCCGTGTGGTCGCAGCGGTCAAAGACCAAAAAGCAGCTTAA
- the rplA gene encoding 50S ribosomal protein L1 translates to MAKLTKRQKAIREKVDGAKQYDVLEAVSLLSELSTVKFKESIDVAVNLGVDPRKSDQVVRGASVLPNGTGKTVRVAVFTQGAAAEAATAAGADLVGMDDLAEQIQKGNLDFDVVIASPDAMRVVGKLGQILGPRGLMPNPKTGTVTPDVATAVKNAKAGQVRYRTDKAGIIHCSVGQVGFEPSAIKQNIEALMGDLKKAKPSSAKGVYIKRITLSSTMGPGVSIDQASLEI, encoded by the coding sequence ATGGCAAAGCTGACCAAGAGACAAAAAGCCATTCGAGAAAAAGTCGATGGCGCAAAACAGTATGATGTTCTTGAAGCGGTTTCTCTGCTGTCTGAGCTGTCTACCGTTAAATTCAAAGAAAGCATTGATGTGGCAGTGAACTTGGGTGTTGACCCTCGTAAGTCTGACCAGGTTGTGCGTGGTGCAAGCGTGCTGCCTAACGGCACAGGTAAAACTGTGCGTGTTGCTGTTTTCACTCAGGGCGCGGCCGCCGAGGCAGCAACTGCTGCTGGTGCAGATTTGGTTGGAATGGATGACCTGGCTGAACAGATTCAGAAAGGTAATCTCGATTTTGACGTGGTCATTGCATCTCCGGACGCGATGCGTGTTGTTGGTAAGCTGGGTCAGATTCTCGGCCCTCGCGGCTTGATGCCGAACCCTAAGACCGGAACAGTCACGCCTGATGTTGCGACGGCAGTGAAAAATGCTAAAGCTGGTCAGGTTCGATACCGTACTGACAAAGCAGGTATCATTCACTGCTCAGTTGGTCAGGTAGGCTTTGAGCCAAGCGCGATCAAGCAAAACATAGAAGCATTGATGGGTGATCTTAAAAAAGCCAAGCCATCCAGTGCAAAAGGTGTATACATCAAGCGCATTACTCTGTCCTCTACCATGGGGCCAGGTGTGTCGATTGATCAGGCTAGCCTGGAAATCTAA